In one Gracilinanus agilis isolate LMUSP501 chromosome 6, AgileGrace, whole genome shotgun sequence genomic region, the following are encoded:
- the LOC123252891 gene encoding RNA-binding protein 42-like yields the protein MAGTGPLPGGGEAVPSGPGPGVPGKSGEERLKEMEAEMALFEQEVLGAPMSGIPAPLVAAVEPAPVLRPIIATNTYQKVQQSLEARAAAAATVIAPIVGPPGPFVSPVGFGPGGDRGRLDSSEARDAMFLHLAAGGPRPMALRLPHQALVGPPLPGPPGPPMMLPLMARAQGPPLGTMVTLRPPPEEPPAPRELDLGLGLGLKEKEEAAAAAVAVVAAAAAATSGLEEVGVAVGGPGATAIIGPSLPLPLTMPLPEPEPLPLPLEVVRGLLPPLRIPELLSLRPRPRPRPEPQPPPGLMALEVSEPLGEDKKKGKPEKLKRCIRTAAGSSWEDPSLLEWDADDFRIFCGDLGNEVNDDILARAFSRFPSFLKAKVIRDKRTGKTKGYGFVSFKDPSDYVRAMREMNGKYVGSRPIKLRKSMWKDRNLDVVRKKQKEKKKLGLR from the coding sequence ATGGCCGGGACCGGGCCACTCCCCGGAGGCGGGGAAGCTGTGCCCTCGGGCCCAGGGCCCGGGGTGCCTGGGAAGAGCGGTGAGGAGCGACTGAAAGAGATGGAGGCAGAGATGGCGCTGTTTGAGCAGGAAGTCTTGGGGGCTCCAATGTCTGGGATTCCAGCCCCGCTCGTAGCCGCTGTGGAGCCAGCGCCCGTGCTTCGCCCCATCATTGCCACTAACACCTACCAGAAGGTCCAGCAGAGCCTGGAGGCCCGGGCAGCGGCAGCAGCTACAGTAATTGCGCCCATCGTGGGTCCCCCTGGCCCCTTTGTGAGTCCTGTTGGCTTCGGGCCTGGGGGAGATAGAGGTCGGCTGGACAGCTCTGAGGCCCGGGATGCCATGTTTCTCCACTTGGCAGCAGGTGGCCCACGCCCCATGGCTCTTCGGCTACCACATCAGGCCCTGGTCGGGcctcccctccctgggcctcctgGACCTCCTATGATGTTGCCACTCATGGCCCGGGCACAGGGACCCCCACTTGGCACGATGGTGACCCTGAGACCTCCCCCCGAGGAGCCTCCAGCCCCTCGGGAACTAgacctgggcctgggcctgggtttgaaagagaaagaggaggctGCAGCTGCGGCTGTGGCTGTGGTAGCTGCCGCAGCTGCTGCAACTTCTGGGCTGGAAGAAGTGGGTGTGGCCGTGGGGGGCCCAGGAGCTACCGCAATCATCGGGCCCAGCCTCCCCTTGCCCTTGACCATGCCCTTGCCTGAGCCTGAGCCTCTGCCTCTACCTTTGGAAGTAGTGCGGGGCCTGCTCCCACCCCTGCGAATCCCTGAGCTCCTGTCTCtccggccccggccccggcctcGGCCTGAGCCCCAGCCACCCCCGGGACTCATGGCCCTTGAGGTCTCAGAGCCACTAGGTGAGGACAAGAAGAaagggaagccagagaagctGAAACGGTGCATCCGAACAGCAGCTGGGAGCAGTTGGGAAGACCCCAGCCTCCTGGAGTGGGATGCAGATGACTTCCGAATTTTCTGTGGGGATCTGGGCAATGAGGTAAATGATGACATCTTGGCCCGAGCCTTCAGCAGATTCCCCTCCTTCCTCAAGGCCAAAGTTATCCGGGATAAACGCACAGGCAAGACCAAGGGTTATGGCTTTGTCAGTTTCAAGGACCCCAGTGACTATGTGCGGGCCATGAGGGAGATGAATGGGAAGTATGTGGGTTCCCGTCCTATCAAGTTACGCAAGAGCATGTGGAAGGACCGGAACCTGGATGTTGTGCggaagaagcagaaagagaagaagaagttGGGACTTAGATAG